From one Melioribacteraceae bacterium genomic stretch:
- a CDS encoding cytochrome c3 family protein — translation MKKYLYILLVFSVSLLAQISPGDLTEAHKHLEGISNCTKCHELGEEVKNEKCLDCHSDIRNSLQTNSGYHSHPMVKPEKCYTCHSEHHGRKFEIIRFDRNTFDHSATGFNLTGKHSSIECGDCHTTKFILLEDYKNKKGTFFGLSQNCITCHNDYHQGTLSRNCETCHNTEKFIPAQKFNHDTAKFKLTGAHINVQCKDCHKIEIRNNSSFQLFAGLQFDRCIDCHEDTHKGKFGQTCEDCHSTVSFTKIKNIDNFDHAKTNFPLIGRHQLVGCKDCHKTTLSTKPKHEKCIDCHNDYHKGEFSANGQTKDCSQCHTELGFMPSTFTLELHQKTRFPLNGSHLALPCFFCHKKNEVHQFRFTNVNCIQCHENIHKGFMQTKFLTDENCEQCHNTTLWSDVEFDHSRTNFRLEGKHKEILCSDCHFEKSDKEFKQNFENLQMACESCHNDVHFNQFKVEGKTNCERCHTSYSWLPKKFDHSNTLFPLGGAHSKVNCQECHKQIETPVGKFVKYKFEEIKCINCHSS, via the coding sequence GTGAAAAAGTATTTATATATATTATTAGTGTTTTCCGTCTCCCTATTAGCACAAATTTCACCGGGAGATTTGACTGAGGCACACAAGCACCTCGAAGGAATTAGCAATTGCACAAAGTGCCATGAGCTGGGAGAAGAGGTTAAAAATGAGAAGTGTCTGGATTGTCATTCGGATATAAGAAATTCTCTGCAAACCAATTCCGGTTATCACTCTCATCCGATGGTAAAACCAGAAAAATGCTATACATGCCACAGCGAGCATCACGGAAGAAAATTTGAAATAATTCGTTTTGATAGAAATACATTCGATCATTCGGCAACTGGATTTAATTTGACCGGTAAACATTCTTCCATAGAATGTGGTGATTGTCATACTACAAAATTTATCCTACTTGAGGATTACAAGAATAAAAAGGGGACCTTTTTTGGTTTATCACAAAACTGCATCACTTGTCACAATGATTATCATCAAGGTACATTAAGTCGTAACTGTGAAACGTGTCATAATACCGAAAAGTTTATACCTGCACAAAAATTTAATCACGATACTGCAAAATTCAAACTGACGGGTGCTCACATTAATGTTCAGTGTAAGGACTGCCATAAAATTGAAATTAGGAATAATTCTAGTTTCCAACTATTCGCTGGATTGCAGTTTGATAGATGTATTGATTGTCATGAAGATACTCACAAGGGAAAATTTGGACAAACTTGCGAAGATTGCCATTCAACCGTTTCTTTTACCAAAATAAAAAACATAGATAATTTTGACCACGCAAAGACAAATTTCCCATTAATTGGTCGTCATCAATTGGTTGGATGCAAAGATTGTCATAAGACTACTCTGTCAACTAAACCGAAGCATGAAAAATGTATTGATTGCCATAATGATTATCATAAAGGTGAATTTTCTGCGAACGGACAAACCAAAGATTGTTCGCAGTGCCATACAGAACTTGGATTCATGCCTTCTACTTTTACTTTGGAACTTCATCAAAAAACTCGATTCCCATTAAACGGAAGCCATCTTGCTTTACCCTGTTTCTTTTGCCATAAGAAAAATGAAGTCCATCAATTTCGATTTACAAATGTAAATTGTATCCAATGTCATGAAAATATTCATAAAGGATTCATGCAAACAAAGTTTTTAACTGATGAAAATTGCGAACAATGTCATAATACGACACTATGGAGCGATGTTGAATTTGATCATAGTAGAACAAATTTTAGGTTAGAAGGGAAGCATAAAGAAATTTTATGTTCAGATTGTCATTTTGAGAAAAGTGATAAAGAATTCAAGCAAAATTTTGAAAATTTACAAATGGCTTGTGAAAGCTGTCATAATGATGTGCATTTTAATCAGTTTAAAGTTGAGGGTAAAACAAATTGTGAAAGATGCCATACTTCTTATAGCTGGCTTCCTAAAAAATTCGATCATTCGAATACTTTGTTTCCTTTAGGGGGCGCACATTCAAAAGTCAATTGCCAAGAATGCCATAAGCAAATTGAAACACCGGTAGGAAAATTTGTCAAATATAAATTTGAAGAGATAAAATGTATAAACTGTCATTCATCTTAG
- a CDS encoding NAD(P)-binding domain-containing protein: protein MEVILENTAAYLFVIILASGIIYFYLSQNKKKSQVVEKKIERAKALGFHDPVSLHPVIDYDICIGSGACVKACPELDILGLVNGKGNPVNASRCVGHGACFHSCPVEAISLVMGTEKRGVELPHVSQKFMTNVENVYIAGELGGMGLIKNAVEQGKQAVENIYYSLNKKHKAEYDLLIVGAGPAGISATLKAQELGLKYKTVEQDTLGGTIYSFPRAKIIMTSPMDLPLYGKIKLVETSKDELLELWKNVLIKNKITISEEEKVQSILKKNEIFDIETSKGKFSVATILLAIGRRGSPRKLGVPGENKPKVYYRLLEPEHIHNKNILIVGGGDSAIESALLLSEENNKVTLSYRGDSFNRLKPRNLEKLESALKEKSIDVILNSNVKEIKDDSVLLVTSNDEKVLEINNNLVYVFVGGELPNKFLESIGIEITKKYGETVLTHRKE from the coding sequence TTGGAAGTTATATTAGAAAATACCGCAGCGTATCTATTTGTAATTATTCTAGCCAGTGGCATAATATATTTCTATCTAAGTCAGAATAAAAAGAAATCACAAGTTGTTGAAAAAAAGATTGAACGGGCAAAAGCACTTGGTTTTCATGATCCTGTTTCATTGCATCCAGTTATAGATTATGATATTTGCATCGGTAGCGGTGCTTGCGTGAAAGCTTGTCCCGAACTAGATATCCTTGGGTTGGTTAACGGCAAGGGAAATCCGGTTAATGCATCTAGATGCGTTGGTCACGGTGCTTGTTTCCACTCTTGCCCTGTCGAGGCTATATCTCTCGTGATGGGAACTGAAAAGCGGGGTGTCGAACTTCCTCACGTTTCCCAAAAATTTATGACCAATGTTGAAAACGTTTACATTGCTGGTGAACTCGGCGGAATGGGCTTAATTAAAAATGCAGTAGAACAGGGGAAACAAGCTGTTGAAAATATTTATTATTCTCTCAATAAAAAGCATAAGGCAGAATATGATTTGCTAATAGTTGGTGCAGGTCCTGCCGGTATATCGGCAACATTAAAAGCTCAGGAACTTGGATTAAAATATAAGACTGTCGAACAAGATACTTTAGGTGGGACAATTTATTCATTCCCTAGGGCAAAAATTATTATGACTTCTCCAATGGATTTACCACTCTATGGTAAAATCAAACTTGTAGAAACAAGCAAAGATGAACTTTTAGAACTTTGGAAAAATGTACTCATAAAAAACAAGATTACAATCAGCGAGGAAGAAAAAGTTCAGTCGATCCTAAAAAAAAATGAAATTTTTGATATAGAAACATCAAAAGGAAAATTTAGTGTGGCCACAATTTTACTAGCCATTGGAAGAAGAGGCAGTCCTCGCAAATTAGGTGTACCTGGAGAAAACAAACCGAAAGTTTATTATCGTTTATTGGAACCTGAACATATACACAATAAAAATATTTTGATTGTTGGAGGGGGCGATTCTGCAATAGAATCAGCTTTGCTACTTTCTGAAGAAAATAACAAAGTTACTCTTTCTTATCGAGGTGATTCGTTTAACAGATTAAAGCCACGTAATCTTGAAAAATTGGAGAGTGCCTTGAAAGAAAAATCAATTGATGTGATTCTAAATTCAAACGTTAAAGAGATTAAAGATGATTCGGTTTTACTTGTTACTTCTAATGATGAAAAAGTCCTGGAAATTAACAACAACTTGGTTTATGTTTTTGTTGGTGGTGAATTACCTAATAAGTTTTTAGAATCGATTGGAATAGAAATTACGAAAAAGTATGGAGAAACCGTTTTAACCCATCGAAAGGAGTGA
- a CDS encoding heavy-metal-associated domain-containing protein produces the protein MKTINKSIVLFLSLLMLSFINVSAQEEVAKVTTEFKVFGNCGMCEKRIEKALMVDGVESADWDKESKMATVVYLKGKISEDQLHKNVVEVGHDTEKYKASDEVYSKLPNCCKFDREELKSDEKKESKSKQEEN, from the coding sequence ATGAAAACTATAAATAAATCTATCGTTCTGTTTTTATCATTATTAATGTTGTCATTTATAAATGTCTCTGCACAAGAAGAAGTTGCAAAGGTTACCACAGAGTTTAAAGTCTTTGGTAATTGCGGGATGTGTGAAAAAAGAATCGAGAAAGCCTTAATGGTCGATGGAGTTGAATCGGCTGACTGGGATAAAGAATCCAAGATGGCAACTGTTGTTTATCTCAAAGGAAAAATTAGCGAAGATCAACTACATAAAAACGTTGTAGAAGTCGGACATGATACAGAAAAATATAAAGCTTCAGATGAAGTTTACTCAAAGCTTCCAAACTGCTGCAAATTCGATAGAGAAGAACTAAAATCAGATGAGAAAAAGGAAAGTAAAAGTAAACAAGAAGAAAACTAA
- a CDS encoding TolC family protein, whose translation MKKITYKPLKRFLNLIYLLLTNGLIRWVIEQKKHNSNCFNSFNPYKSFRWSISAIIIFSVNVITVHSQTLNDYLNIAAENNPGLKSKFYSYQASLEKINQVGSLPDPQLTFGYFLEPMERYMGNQVADISLMQMFPWFGTLGAAEEEAALMAKAKYEAFNDAKSMLFFEVKSTWYELYLLQEEIRITEENLEILQTLEKLAINRLKSGGTSQTRSSKTPSMNSKQSSASSNGMGGMSMSNQSSSSTPTSGKSSMSSMSAMNADNSMIDVLRVQLEINELQNKLELMHDSMHPLMVRFNNLLNRSEDEFVNIPDTLQPSQLPGKDNELANNIRSLNPMIRMLQKEEEALIAKEEMNKKMGYPMIGLGLQYSIFQQRPGSMMEPNNMVMPMATISIPLWRGKYDGAIDESVIRQKEISQLRLETSNQLISSYENIIKYFNDAERRMTLYQKQRDIAQQTLDLLIVQYSTSGTQFEEVLRIQQQILDYRLRSLNAIVDQKKAVAMLERLLGR comes from the coding sequence ATGAAAAAAATAACTTATAAACCGTTGAAACGGTTCTTAAACTTAATTTACCTCTTATTAACCAACGGATTAATCCGTTGGGTAATTGAACAAAAAAAACATAATTCCAACTGTTTCAACAGTTTTAATCCTTATAAATCTTTCAGATGGTCAATTTCTGCTATTATAATATTTTCAGTAAATGTTATTACTGTTCATTCACAAACTCTTAATGATTACCTGAATATTGCGGCTGAAAATAACCCCGGATTAAAATCAAAATTTTATTCATACCAAGCTTCATTAGAAAAAATCAATCAAGTTGGTAGCCTGCCTGATCCACAACTTACTTTCGGTTACTTCCTTGAACCGATGGAAAGATATATGGGCAACCAGGTAGCAGATATTTCTCTTATGCAAATGTTTCCATGGTTTGGTACACTTGGAGCTGCTGAGGAAGAAGCCGCTCTTATGGCTAAAGCTAAATATGAAGCATTCAACGATGCAAAAAGTATGTTATTCTTTGAAGTTAAGTCAACTTGGTATGAACTTTACCTGCTTCAGGAAGAAATAAGAATAACCGAAGAGAATTTAGAGATCCTTCAAACATTGGAAAAGCTTGCAATCAATAGATTAAAAAGCGGTGGAACAAGTCAAACAAGAAGTTCAAAAACCCCGTCAATGAATTCCAAACAATCTTCTGCTTCATCAAACGGTATGGGTGGAATGAGTATGAGTAATCAAAGTTCCAGCTCAACGCCCACTTCCGGTAAATCAAGTATGAGTAGTATGTCTGCGATGAATGCTGATAATTCAATGATTGATGTACTTCGTGTGCAGCTTGAAATAAACGAATTACAAAATAAATTAGAACTAATGCACGATAGTATGCACCCACTAATGGTACGGTTTAATAATTTATTAAACCGGTCAGAAGATGAATTTGTAAATATTCCCGATACACTCCAACCTTCTCAATTACCCGGGAAGGATAATGAATTAGCAAACAATATTCGCTCTCTAAATCCGATGATTCGCATGCTTCAAAAAGAAGAAGAAGCATTAATTGCAAAAGAGGAAATGAATAAAAAAATGGGTTACCCGATGATTGGTCTGGGTTTGCAATATTCTATTTTTCAACAGAGACCCGGATCGATGATGGAACCGAATAATATGGTAATGCCGATGGCGACAATTAGTATTCCTCTATGGCGAGGCAAGTACGATGGAGCTATCGATGAATCAGTAATTCGACAGAAAGAAATCTCTCAACTTAGACTTGAAACAAGTAATCAATTAATTTCGAGCTATGAAAACATCATAAAATATTTCAATGATGCAGAAAGACGAATGACATTGTATCAAAAACAAAGGGATATTGCACAACAAACTCTTGATTTACTTATTGTTCAATATTCAACATCGGGTACACAGTTTGAAGAAGTACTAAGAATACAGCAACAGATATTAGATTATCGTTTACGAAGTTTAAATGCTATTGTTGATCAAAAAAAAGCTGTGGCAATGCTTGAAAGGTTGTTGGGAAGATAA
- a CDS encoding efflux RND transporter permease subunit codes for MINTLIKFFLENKLVTVLLLILFVGWGIVTAPFNWDIELLPRDPVPVDAIPDIGENQQIVFTEWMGRSPQDVEDQITYPLTTSLLGLPSVKSIRSTSMFGFSSIYIIFDEDVEYYWSRTRVLEKLNSLSSDLLPEGVSPTLGPDATALGQIFWYTLEGRDQDGNPIGGWDPHELRTIQDYYVRYSLTASEGVSEVASIGGFIKEYQVDLDPVALKAHNVSMMHVVDAIKQSNLDVGANTIELNLAEYYVRGLGYVKSLEDIEQAVVKVTDNIPIRIIDVAKVNIGPAPRGHSGFLDKGGAEAVGGVVVARYGDNPLKIIQNVKEKIKEISPGLPSKKLDDGRISKVTIVPFYDRTDLIYETLGTLNEAISLQILITIIVIIIMVMHLRASLMISALLPIAVLMVFIMMKYFNVDANIVALSGIAIAIGTMVDLGIILSENILRHKDEAPPGQSMLMTVYNASAEVSSAIITAVSTTIVSFLPVFTLQAAEGKLFGPLAFTKTFALVAALIITLFMMPAFAHWLFSLRTRKNVHRVYLNIALIVFGFISLFWITWAGVVLILLGLNNTLYNLFNDEEIKENPFYKKYNLSRYRLYIDFLIKHHEKITVAIITGAVAWLLAGEWMPLGVKNPLLINFFFIILIIALVLGIFKVFINYYPKILKWCLDNKKIFLTIPIFIILFGINIWLGFDKFFGIIPKGFDAVGLNIRTTTLWSTLSHSFPGMGKEFMPSLDEGSFLLMPTSMPHSGVEANQKYLQQLDMRVQAIPEVETVVGKAGRVESALDPAPLSMFENVILYKNEYITDENGYPIRFKIDDNDEFVRDEKDNLIEDNNGRYFRQWRDHIKSPDDIWDEIVKATNDIPGVTSAPKLQPIETRLVMLQTGMRAPMGIKVYGPDLKTIEDFSLKLESLLKEVPSVKPEAVFADRSLGKPYLEIDLDRTEMSRYGLSIGDVQMYIEVAIGGIPLTQTVEGRERFNIRARYAREWRDNPEMIRRILIPTPTGSQIPLAQIAKIEFRQGPAMIRGEDTFLVGYVLLDKNPGYAEVTVVEEAQKYLESKIASGELEIPAGVSYKFSGSYENQLRAEKRLSIIVPLVLAVIFLILYFQFRSSTTSLMIFTAIALAFAGGFVMLWFYGQNWFMDFSLFGTNMRELFQMRTFNLSVAVWVGFIALFGIATDDGVVIATYLKQSFQKNKPESLEEIHTAVLEAGIKRVRPCLMTTATTLLALLPVLTSSGRGSDIMIPMAIPAFGGMTIALITLFVVPVLYSAREEFLLRKNQ; via the coding sequence ATGATAAATACACTAATAAAATTCTTTCTCGAAAATAAGCTTGTTACGGTGCTGCTTCTCATTTTGTTTGTGGGATGGGGCATCGTAACGGCTCCTTTTAATTGGGATATTGAACTTCTTCCACGTGATCCAGTTCCTGTAGATGCAATTCCGGATATTGGTGAAAACCAGCAAATCGTATTTACCGAATGGATGGGAAGAAGTCCCCAAGATGTCGAAGACCAAATTACATATCCGTTAACAACTTCTCTTCTTGGTTTGCCTTCAGTTAAAAGTATAAGAAGTACATCGATGTTCGGCTTCTCAAGTATTTATATAATCTTTGATGAAGATGTTGAATACTATTGGAGTAGAACTCGTGTGCTCGAAAAATTAAATTCGCTCTCAAGTGATTTGCTGCCAGAAGGAGTTTCCCCTACATTGGGCCCGGATGCAACTGCATTGGGACAAATATTTTGGTACACACTCGAAGGAAGAGATCAAGATGGGAACCCAATTGGCGGTTGGGATCCTCACGAATTGAGAACAATACAAGACTACTATGTTCGTTACTCATTGACAGCATCGGAAGGTGTTTCAGAAGTTGCATCAATTGGCGGATTTATAAAAGAATATCAAGTAGATCTTGATCCCGTTGCACTAAAAGCACACAATGTAAGCATGATGCATGTTGTTGACGCAATTAAACAAAGCAATCTTGATGTCGGTGCAAACACTATCGAGTTAAACTTGGCTGAATATTATGTGCGCGGATTGGGTTATGTAAAATCTTTAGAAGATATTGAGCAGGCAGTAGTAAAGGTAACAGATAACATTCCCATTAGAATAATTGATGTTGCTAAAGTAAACATTGGGCCAGCACCGCGAGGTCATAGCGGATTCTTGGACAAAGGCGGCGCCGAAGCGGTTGGCGGAGTTGTTGTTGCTCGTTATGGTGATAATCCGCTTAAGATTATTCAGAATGTTAAAGAGAAAATAAAAGAAATTTCTCCGGGACTTCCCTCTAAAAAACTTGATGACGGAAGAATATCAAAAGTTACAATAGTTCCATTCTACGATCGCACCGATTTAATATATGAAACACTCGGTACGTTAAATGAAGCAATTAGTCTTCAAATTCTAATAACAATTATAGTAATCATTATTATGGTAATGCATCTGCGAGCTTCTTTAATGATTTCTGCCCTGCTCCCTATTGCAGTGTTGATGGTCTTTATAATGATGAAATATTTTAATGTAGATGCCAACATTGTTGCACTTTCCGGTATTGCTATCGCGATAGGTACAATGGTTGATCTCGGTATTATTCTTAGTGAAAATATTCTTCGGCATAAAGACGAAGCCCCTCCGGGACAATCAATGTTGATGACTGTTTACAATGCATCGGCTGAAGTATCATCGGCAATAATTACTGCTGTATCAACAACAATTGTTAGTTTTCTTCCGGTGTTCACATTGCAAGCAGCAGAAGGAAAATTATTCGGACCACTCGCTTTCACAAAAACATTTGCATTGGTCGCGGCTCTAATTATAACATTATTTATGATGCCGGCATTTGCTCATTGGTTATTTTCGTTAAGGACACGTAAAAATGTTCATCGAGTTTATCTTAACATCGCATTGATTGTATTCGGATTTATTTCATTATTCTGGATCACTTGGGCAGGTGTTGTTTTAATTTTACTTGGATTAAACAATACTCTCTACAATCTATTTAATGATGAGGAAATAAAAGAAAATCCATTTTACAAAAAATATAATCTTTCCCGATACCGTTTATACATTGACTTTCTAATAAAACATCACGAAAAAATTACAGTAGCAATAATTACTGGTGCTGTTGCTTGGCTACTTGCCGGAGAGTGGATGCCGCTAGGTGTGAAGAATCCTTTGTTAATTAATTTCTTTTTTATAATTCTCATTATTGCTCTCGTGCTTGGCATCTTCAAAGTATTCATAAATTATTATCCCAAGATTTTAAAATGGTGTCTTGATAATAAAAAGATATTCTTAACAATTCCGATCTTTATAATTTTGTTCGGGATAAATATTTGGCTCGGATTCGACAAATTTTTTGGAATCATTCCCAAAGGGTTTGATGCAGTTGGATTAAACATTCGCACTACAACTCTTTGGAGTACTCTATCACATTCATTTCCCGGAATGGGAAAAGAATTTATGCCCTCTCTTGATGAAGGTTCGTTTTTATTGATGCCTACTTCAATGCCGCATTCCGGGGTTGAAGCAAACCAAAAATATTTGCAACAACTTGATATGCGTGTACAAGCAATTCCGGAAGTAGAAACAGTTGTTGGTAAAGCCGGTAGGGTTGAAAGTGCACTTGACCCAGCACCTCTTTCGATGTTTGAAAATGTTATCCTTTATAAAAACGAATATATAACTGATGAAAACGGTTATCCTATCCGTTTCAAGATTGACGACAACGACGAATTCGTTAGAGATGAAAAAGATAATTTAATCGAAGATAATAATGGTAGATACTTTCGTCAATGGCGTGATCACATTAAATCACCGGATGATATTTGGGACGAAATTGTAAAAGCTACAAATGATATTCCCGGTGTAACTTCAGCGCCTAAATTGCAGCCGATTGAAACTCGACTTGTAATGCTGCAAACCGGTATGCGTGCCCCGATGGGAATTAAAGTTTATGGTCCAGACTTAAAAACTATTGAAGACTTCAGTCTAAAATTAGAATCGCTTCTTAAAGAAGTTCCTTCAGTTAAACCCGAAGCAGTATTTGCTGACCGAAGTTTAGGTAAGCCTTATCTTGAAATTGATCTTGATCGTACGGAAATGTCTCGTTACGGATTAAGTATCGGTGATGTTCAAATGTATATCGAAGTTGCGATCGGTGGTATTCCTTTAACACAGACGGTTGAAGGACGTGAACGTTTTAATATACGAGCAAGATATGCAAGAGAATGGCGAGATAATCCCGAAATGATTAGACGAATTTTAATTCCCACACCAACCGGTTCGCAAATTCCGCTTGCACAAATTGCAAAGATCGAATTTCGCCAAGGTCCGGCAATGATAAGGGGTGAAGATACATTCCTTGTCGGTTATGTTTTGTTGGATAAAAATCCCGGCTATGCAGAAGTAACAGTTGTTGAAGAAGCTCAGAAATACCTTGAGTCTAAAATTGCCTCCGGTGAATTGGAAATACCGGCGGGAGTTAGTTATAAATTTTCCGGAAGTTATGAAAATCAACTTCGTGCTGAAAAGCGTTTAAGCATCATTGTTCCGCTTGTTCTTGCTGTTATCTTCTTGATATTATATTTCCAATTTAGATCATCTACCACATCTCTCATGATTTTTACAGCAATAGCACTTGCATTTGCTGGTGGCTTTGTAATGCTTTGGTTTTATGGACAAAACTGGTTTATGGATTTCTCATTATTCGGGACTAACATGAGAGAATTATTCCAAATGCGAACATTTAACTTAAGTGTCGCTGTTTGGGTCGGTTTTATTGCATTGTTTGGAATTGCTACCGACGACGGAGTAGTAATTGCAACTTACTTGAAGCAGAGTTTTCAAAAAAATAAACCTGAAAGCTTAGAAGAAATTCATACCGCAGTATTAGAAGCGGGAATTAAAAGAGTTCGTCCTTGTTTGATGACAACTGCAACAACATTGTTAGCGCTGTTACCTGTTTTAACGTCAAGCGGAAGAGGTTCGGATATTATGATACCTATGGCAATACCGGCTTTCGGCGGAATGACGATTGCGTTGATTACATTGTTTGTTGTACCCGTACTTTATTCTGCCCGTGAAGAATTTTTATTAAGGAAGAATCAATAA
- a CDS encoding tetratricopeptide repeat protein, giving the protein MKIRPIHIYLGAFIIIIISLVLITSEDTSSSSFQGNTNQSQLPQDDIHQNLGNAPGSGNVSSEFKENMARLKAGYENNPSDTLNALEYARLLAAAHQPDEALEVYNKILEFDSGRTDIRLEVATVYYNMQNFTEAKKQMEAVLAKEPDSPDVQYNLGAIEAALGNLVKAKEIWEKVMTEYPTSEAAKIASSSLQNLN; this is encoded by the coding sequence ATGAAAATAAGACCTATTCACATATATCTTGGTGCTTTTATAATTATTATTATTTCACTAGTATTAATAACTTCGGAAGATACCTCATCTTCTTCATTTCAAGGGAATACAAACCAATCTCAATTACCGCAGGATGATATTCATCAAAATCTCGGGAATGCACCGGGCAGCGGAAATGTTTCAAGTGAATTTAAAGAGAACATGGCTCGTCTAAAAGCAGGATATGAGAATAATCCTTCCGATACTCTAAATGCTCTTGAATATGCACGGTTATTAGCGGCAGCACATCAGCCAGATGAAGCATTGGAGGTATATAATAAAATATTAGAATTTGATTCAGGAAGAACAGATATCCGACTCGAAGTTGCCACAGTTTACTACAATATGCAAAACTTTACCGAAGCGAAAAAACAAATGGAAGCAGTTCTGGCAAAAGAACCGGACTCACCCGATGTTCAATATAATTTAGGTGCTATTGAAGCAGCACTTGGTAATCTAGTCAAAGCAAAAGAGATTTGGGAAAAAGTAATGACTGAGTATCCCACGAGTGAAGCTGCAAAAATTGCTAGCTCTTCTTTACAAAACTTGAATTGA